In Maridesulfovibrio bastinii DSM 16055, a single genomic region encodes these proteins:
- a CDS encoding universal stress protein has protein sequence MKFSNILIPVDESKHSQKAFEYGVSLSEMTNGKITILHCHRPVPTGLGEPNFQKAIDDNTRESYAILKTYTQQLTKKGITYCEKVIGGETAKTITSIAENEECDLIVMGSKGKSDIEGLLVGSVTHKVLHTAPCPVLVVR, from the coding sequence ATGAAATTTTCAAATATCCTTATTCCCGTAGATGAATCAAAGCATTCTCAAAAAGCTTTCGAATATGGCGTTTCCCTGTCAGAAATGACAAATGGGAAAATAACAATCCTGCATTGCCATCGCCCCGTGCCAACCGGTCTTGGTGAACCCAATTTTCAAAAAGCCATTGATGATAATACCAGAGAATCATACGCTATACTAAAGACGTATACGCAGCAGCTAACCAAAAAAGGAATTACTTATTGCGAAAAAGTAATAGGTGGGGAAACGGCAAAAACCATCACCTCCATTGCCGAAAATGAAGAATGTGATTTGATAGTAATGGGCTCAAAAGGTAAATCAGACATTGAAGGACTTCTGGTTGGCAGTGTCACCCATAAAGTTCTGCACACAGCACCATGTCCGGTTCTGGTCGTCAGGTAA